From a single Lytechinus pictus isolate F3 Inbred unplaced genomic scaffold, Lp3.0 scaffold_19, whole genome shotgun sequence genomic region:
- the LOC135157757 gene encoding uncharacterized protein K02A2.6-like: protein MYLYGRKFTLRTDHQALTTLLNTSGSGHRPLRIYRWSDRLHQYDFKVEYLAGSRNRVADMLSRTPNANSNRDSHARSDIEDDVEDYVLMVISHVTAKLVTREQLKTESAADATLQKVCHYLQTAWPREISEDLVPYHRVRNELAIFDDTCIARGTRAVIPKSLQHRVLQTAHESHPGVVKMKQRCREAIWWPAIDRRVEDLVRSCEACTLSEKTQPRPAPLQPTPWPKKPWQQLQVDIFWEVQAAPLSQRFLLVVHDLHSKWPEIAATSSVTTTSVISILEKMFTKWGLPESITTDNGPQFTSEQFEEFLAVNGIQHRLTTRYNPQSNGGVERFNRVIKESLKANLADGMTFDKAIQTLLRTYRSTPHSLTGKTPAELMLGRNLRMPFNILKPPVSEPASTQAEAREIERKQQSMKAYTDKRRRAITPKFAIGDWVRVKRPNRKHKLASGVSKPKQIVKKLGSNAFVLDDGTRWNTRRLIASKPGNMNESDWEDTFPFPTSTEDQEQQRAEPRTVRRSQRLRRRPGYLRDYRS from the coding sequence ATGTACCTCTACGGTCGCAAGTTCACACTTCGTACTGACCATCAAGCCTTAACAACCTTGTTGAACACTTCAGGATCTGGACACCGCCCACTCCGCATCTACAGATGGTCAGATCGACTGCACCAATATGATTTCAAGGTCGAATATCTCGCGGGTTCACGCAACCGAGTAGCAGATATGCTTAGCCGTACACCGAACGCGAATAGCAATCGCGATAGCCATGCAAGAAGCGACATCGAAGACGACGTCGAAGACTACGTTCTTATGGTGATCTCTCACGTGACCGCAAAGCTTGTGACGCGTGAGCAGCTGAAAACAGAGTCAGCCGCAGATGCAACTCTACAGAAGGTCTGTCATTATCTCCAAACAGCATGGCCTAGAGAGATTTCCGAAGACCTCGTTCCATATCATCGTGTTCGCAATGAGCTAGCTATCTTCGACGACACGTGTATCGCCCGTGGCACCCGAGCGGTAATCCCGAAATCGCTTCAACATCGTGTGTTACAAACCGCACATGAAAGTCATCCAGGTGTGGTGAAGATGAAGCAACGATGTCGCGAAGCAATCTGGTGGCCAGCGATCGATCGACGCGTAGAAGATCTCGTCAGATCTTGTGAAGCGTGTACTCTCAGCGAGAAAACTCAACCGCGGCCAGCACCACTGCAGCCGACCCCATGGCCGAAGAAGCCATGGCAGCAACTTCAAGTCGACATCTTTTGGGAAGTCCAAGCCGCTCCTCTAAGTCAGCGATTTTTGTTAGTTGTACACGACCTCCATAGCAAGTGGCCTGAGATAGCAGCAACAAGCTCAGTCACTACGACATCAGTCATTAGCATCTTGGAGAAGATGTTTACCAAGTGGGGTCTTCCAGAATCTATCACCACGGACAATGGACCACAGTTCACGTCTGAACAGTTCGAAGAATTCCTAGCCGTTAATGGAATTCAACATCGCCTCACAACTCGCTACAACCCTCAAAGCAATGGCGGCGTAGAGCGTTTCAACCGGGTAATCAAGGAGAGCTTGAAAGCGAATCTCGCAGATGGAATGACCTTCGATAAGGCCATCCAGACCCTACTACGCACGTATCGCTCAACACCTCATTCGCTAACCGGAAAAACTCCAGCAGAGTTGATGTTGGGACGGAACCTCCGTATGCCATTCAACATCCTGAAACCACCGGTTTCAGAGCCTGCAAGCACACAGGCTGAAGCGAGAGAGATTGAGAGGAAACAGCAAAGCATGAAAGCGTACACTGACAAACGCAGACGAGCAATCACACCGAAATTCGCTATCGGTGACTGGGTTCGTGTAAAGCGTCCAAATCGCAAGCACAAGCTAGCTTCGGGGGTATCGAAACCCAAACAGATCGTGAAGAAGCTCGGCTCGAATGCATTTGTACTAGATGACGGAACGCGATGGAACACCAGACGCCTTATCGCGAGCAAGCCAGGCAACATGAATGAAAGCGATTGGGAAGACACCTTTCCATTCCCTACAAGCACTGAAGATCAAGAGCAACAGCGAGCAGAACCGCGAACTGTTCGTCGTTCTCAGCGTCTAAGGAGACGACCTGGATATCTACGAGATTACAGATCTTAA